Sequence from the Schistocerca americana isolate TAMUIC-IGC-003095 chromosome 11, iqSchAmer2.1, whole genome shotgun sequence genome:
ACATATTTTATAACTTGATCCATGTACTTCAGTAGTGGTCTGACTGGATTTCTCCTTCCATGACACATTATTTTTAGGAGCCGGTAATTTCTCACTAGGTAAATAATAATTGGACTTTCTTCCGTAAACTAGCCTCCTCTCACACTCTTCGAGGGCCTCATCATTTGTGACTTTATCACCTGTTTGATTTTCAAGACGCGCCTGTACCACCACACCTCACAGTAATTCAGTCTTGTGCTTTCCCCAGCCCCTCGAGTCCAGGTCTCGCAGCCATACAACACCATACTACGTACAGACGCTGTCAGAAGCCATTTTCTGATTTGTGGCCAGTTACTTTTAGAGAATAACATGTTTCTCTATTTATAGGAGGCACTTTCGGCTTGGGAAATTGTGCTTCCTATTTCTTCTTTCGTTCTTACAAGTGCAGTGATCTTGGTTCAAAACTAAGAGAGTCAACTTGTAGCAACAGCTTGTCACACACATGTAAGCAAACATTTGTTTCTCCTCCTTTGTCACAAATACTTTCTTTGTTTTACAGTGATATATTTTGATGTTATACGCCTTTCCCACTGCTTTATCCACCGTGTCTAAGATTACTTTGCTATCTTGTTCACTTTCACATAAAATATCTGTGTCCTCAGCATATCTAATCGTTTGCCATATTTTACTACTCCTATCGACAATAGCTCAGTGACTATTGTAAATGCCTCCCCTACTTATAGACTCAAAGTAATTGTTACGATTTTATGTCCACACTTGCCACACTCCTTTCTGTTATCAGTACCCAGTGTTACACTAAGGCAGTCTGACGTCAGTTACGAAACTACAGCACATATGGATGTTGAAAGGAAGACGTATCCTCTATGACTCGCTCTGAAAAATCACCCTACACATTGTTAgctgttgtcctgttggaatatgTCAGAAGGGTTGAGGAGAAACTGCGGTCCAACTGGACCCACTATCCTGAGGAAATATTCCATGGCAAGGCAGCCTGGCCTTTACTAGCTGGTGATTGGTCAGCTGTGTGTGCTAGGTAGGATACTGCACTGCGGTTAAGAGCAGAGTAACACAAGTTTCAGTCATAAAACAGTGTTGATTCCCTAAATGAGTGGAGAAACGGTGACGCGTTGAAAAATGTACTACTATAGCTGTTTCTGACGTTGTTAGTATTTTGCTAAAACAGTCTCAGTTAATATATCACTgtagaaaaaataaaagtaaaataaaatgaggGCTCTGCTCCTTGTGAGACTTGACCTGCTAAGTATTTGTGCCAAAACAAAAAGGAAATTGCAGAACGAAATTTTCAgcctgcagcggaatgtgcactgatttgaaacttgctggcacattaaaattgtgtgccggaccgagactcgaactcgggacctttgcctttctctgcaagtgctctaccaactgttcgtagagcacttgcccgctaaaggcaaaggacccgagttcgagtctcggtccagcacagttttaatgtgccagaaagtttcaaaaaggAAATTGTTTAAAGGATTATTGTTCAAAATTTAGAGCTATATACCGGTAGGACCAGTCTGAGGCAGCAAAGACACTACAGATTGAATTCGCTTGCGGCGGTCAACGTTGACCGACTGTTGCTTAATACACGTCCGCCTGTGCGCCGCAGAAGTATTGCGGGCTCTGTGTGAGGACAGTAGGCTGATCAGTGCGCTGTGTTCCAGAATCGGCAACCATGTCAGCGAGGAAGCAAGTCGAGGAGACGGCGGCCGTGGACCTGGGCGCCCTGCTGGACGCAGGTGAGGGCGCCGTGGTCACCCTGGTGGCGGGGGAGACGCGGCTGGCTGCCCACAGGGCAGTCCTGGAGAGCAGGAGCCCGGTGTTCAAGTCAATGTTCGGCAACGGTGTGTCAGAAGTGAACGTGGAGAACGTGGAGGGCCCGGTGCTGCGGCAGCTGCTCTCCTACGCGTACACCCTGCAGGCCGCGCAGCAGCTGCCCGACATGGCCCCCCAGCTGCTGGCGGCCGCCCACACCTACAGGTTGCCAGAGCTGAAGGACGCGTGCGAGCAGCGAGCGGTAGCGGATCTGGCGCTGGAGAACGCGGCGGCTCTGGGTGTGCTCGCACTGAGGCACTCCTGCCCCCGGCTCCTGCAGGCTGCCGTTGCGCTTATGAAGGACGACACCCGGAAGGTGATGATGACGCAGAGCTGGAAAGAGACGAAGACCCGGTACCCGCATGCCCTGGTGGACTTAATGGCCTTGATCGTAGAGCCACCAGCAGAAGACAGGTATGCACGAACGAGGTGTCACCTATTCTCCCAAATCTGTGTATA
This genomic interval carries:
- the LOC124553339 gene encoding TD and POZ domain-containing protein 1-like, giving the protein MSARKQVEETAAVDLGALLDAGEGAVVTLVAGETRLAAHRAVLESRSPVFKSMFGNGVSEVNVENVEGPVLRQLLSYAYTLQAAQQLPDMAPQLLAAAHTYRLPELKDACEQRAVADLALENAAALGVLALRHSCPRLLQAAVALMKDDTRKVMMTQSWKETKTRYPHALVDLMALIVEPPAEDSSPAATGGGPCLATPRQPRSDHAQTPAAAAPAEPARHTPPPPDDAAVSRLRSAADVPGAVEEVRALLAAGADVGARDWGGWTALHCAARRGDAAVVRLLLSAASDPNARDRWGETPLHDAARNGEAEAAAALLQAGADRGATNEDGRTPLDYAREENHHQLVQMLTER